The genomic window tgagttataagtttggtaatgctccataaccctgttctgatgtcagatacaggttagggttgttataaaaaattctctgaagagattattccaaaaaatttctagagatatattttttatttacaacttaaCTCAAAAGttagagaaattgaaaaattactccactagtaatttttataaaaaaatttctgatTCGAAGCTATCCCACACTCGATAGACGTGAActtgaggatagtggagaagactactcgatcgaagtgctcatcctagacgaatcaaaaaggtacaattttgattaagtgtttattactttagatatcaaaaccaagatcttattttggaaaaaattgtaaaactctggttttccctaaatttatttttcgctgcATTTTCTAAACTCGTTTTTTCacagtaagttcatatgaaatgtttaaatatgAATGTATATGGCAAAATGTTAGTAAATTGGTCGGTAAGGTGAGAAAGGTGTGATCAATAAAAAGGAAGTTTTGTTATGTATATGGAGCCCAAATGAACAAATGATACAATTggcatgttaataggggtaatgacGCGTTGCACGTGAAGAAGGGAGAtgtgaagaagatgaaaaaaatttaCTATAGATTTTCCAGAATCTTGCATTTGTTGTAGATTTCCAATTTAATCTCTTCGGAGATTCTGGTGTGTTATCGAGCAAGGATATTTAGCCTACGGGCTTTGCTTTATGAGCGTTTGGCGTGTTACCGGTTGGAATAACTCTTATGAGCAATTTGACGTGTTATTGAGGAGAATATTTAGCTTATGGGCTTCGCACTATGTGCATCCGACGTGTTATCAGTTGGAATAGCTCTCATAAGCAAACTAGACCCACCTATTCTTTTCTGTTCGTGTTGAGTCATTGGACTGAATGTTCTGAAATAGAATGTTTGATTGTATGAtctatatgaattgaaataaggtatgaatgagtaaggaaatgtttgggatgcattatatgtttgaatgtgatgtaCCCACTTTATACATGTGGAATGTATTGGTACGATAAAGAATTTAGTTAAGTTAATGTTTACCAAAACATACAAGTTATAAATCACATCCAAACATATAATGTATCACATGTGGAATGGTGCCTAAATCACATGTGGAATGTGATTTATAACATGTGTTGGTAGTCGAATTGGTCTACAACTCATATTATCCAACTCCTGTTATGATAGAATTATTTTAACTCTACATCGGGtcaagtggcatgtatataaggtatattttgtgaaattgaatgtgaaacgAAGGTTAATGTACTAAAcgctatatatatgtatttactctTTTGTGATGCTTATCTAATGTTGGCATAGGCAATTAGTACGcttgaaatgaaaataattgcATGGGTTAAATATGTTAACTCATGTTGGATAATTGGCGAACTTATAAAAGCGGACTATTTGGgcagataataataaattaataagaatGTGTGGCGGATAGACTCGAACGGTTATTTTTCTAACGGAACGCCTTGGCTCGTTTTGTTTAAAAGTttttgtaaagaattataaaatactAAGACTAAACAAGGTTTACTAATAATGTTGTTTAGACCTTGATTAGTCTCATATATGTTTATACctctaatatatatgtatgattagAATAAGAATTTTGATGACTTTAAAATAGATTTCTTTGATGACCTTGCATGTGAATGTCTATAATTTTTTGTAGCACACCGTAACTCGGTTCGGCGATCGGgccgggtgaggggtgttacactacccTAATAAATCATATTTGGTTCCTATTAAGCGaactaaaaaaattgtatttcGTTCctattaaatgactcaaataagaCTACCCCTATCAAATTACGTGTCAAACAATTAGCGATTTGCATTCCCGTTTTCATTCCTCTTACCGGACCGATCCGCATTTTAGGTAACATAGGATTCCTATCTCCTTACAAATTAGTGACGTGACAATATAGGGTGGCTTGGTAATCAATAGACGTCCCATTACAATTGAAGGCCCCTAGTTACTTTCGTCGAAGGTAGCTCATGGCAAAGGTGTGCCCAATGGTGTGATGCTCATAGGTGACATGTGGAGGTATTACGAAAGTGGTATAACCAAGGTTTTTAAAAGAGATTAAAccggaaaaaaaattaaaaaataaagaaatagagaaaattgaattgattaaCGATTCAACCAGTCTAAtccttattttaaattgatacctcaattaattttcgattcaattaatttaaatagaCAAAATCCAGATAGAGGAATTTCAAGTTTCAAACCCAATTGCAAAAATAGATAAACCTATTAAGTAAATGGATAACATCGAATCTTTAAACCAAACTTTGTATGTTGCAAGTCAAAGAAAACATCTTAAGCGCGTGAAGATGACTAAGTAAAGCATGAAATCCCGGAAAAGGGTATCCAATGATTGTAGACAAGTGGATGTCTGGTCGTAGAGAGGCAAAGTAACACCCCACGCGTGCAATTATGGGACCATGTGTTAACACGTGGCAGTGTACCCACATGATGTGTGCACGTGAACTACCACACCTTTCCCACGTTACGTCCACTCCAAAAGCCAAAGTCGATATATGCCATAAACAACCAATAATATTTCACACTCAATGAAAAAAGTATGGTCCAAGTAGTACATCCAccattaaagatatatatatatctaacacTGATTTATAAGAAtatatttacaaataattaaaaagatatgttgggttttagatttttttttaaaaaaaaccctatatGTATCTCAAATAATGAGTTTATTATGTATGTGACATGTGTcacactttaaattttaaaaataataataatatcgatCGAGATTGTCACATGTCAATTTTAACACATGGTAatctatttcttttttaaaattacaacGTGTCACACATGTAATAAATCTATCATCTGACAtgataaaatcatattttgaagaaagaaaatctattacattattttaaataatctaaaaaaccactatattttttcaaataaatttttataataaaatacaattataacacCATATCAACCGTTTTCTTTTAATTGTATACAAAAAGAAAGATGTCAGCCATTGTTATGATTATCTAAAGCATTAAGTGGTATTATATATAtacgtgtgtgtgtgtgtgtgttttccaTGAGACAAAGATTTGATTCAACCATATGCAAGCAAGATGAAGGTTAGTGTTATAATAATTGGGGTTTAGTTGAATGATTAGTGGGAGGGATCTTATTGTCGGTGGATGGATAAGAATCAAGGGATGGGATTCCAAAAGGAAACCATGCCTTGTGATGTGATGACAAACCAAAACTCATGGTAGATTTTTACGAGATTTGGTAGGTAGAATGTACAAATATTTACATGAACATATAAATGTTGAGTGATCTAGTTTAACAtgataatttagttaattttattctATATATGGGTCTCTAGTATTGTagaaaagattaattttttaagGTTTGTAGTTGTTTCtcttaataatatcatttttaggGCTTAAATCTGAGTTCTTTCTTTTAAAATGCAATATGTATTATCACTACACCCAATATTTATTGTTATTTCTATGTTGCATCTAATAAAAAGGTCATATATATTATAGGAGAGGGATCCACTTatgtaaaattaaagtaattttacaCAATTTCgtatatttttgtacaattaatattttaacaatctagCCATCATATTTTATATCCCATTCATATAGATCATGAATGTCAAATTTGATgtaacttaaaattttctttgCCACTATCAAAAAATTAATGTATGCATTATTTTAGATCGTTATGATAGAGATAATGGATCGGTTTGAAAATTTGCATGCATAGCAgatacaattatattgataaattcaatagTTGAATCGTTAAAATGTTAATCGTCCAAAAATATATGAAAGAGTATAAAACTACTTTGATGTAAGTGAATCTCTTCTTTATATTATATGTAGCCATAGCTATCTAAAACTTTAATCAACAACCAACGGGCCAAGTTTATATTTCATCACGCATcgaataacatttttttaatttagatttataTTTGGTACATTCAcgatttatatataattttatacaatatcaataaaataattactatacattacaaaaaattaaaatcttctATAAGAGTGAATTTGTTTAGATTCATAGGCCCCGTGATAGTGGCAAAGAAAAGATATAGTGCCACCAATTTATTCGCTTAACGTATCTTTTGATTTGGTCCATTTGTTTCATTTAGAGTACGTATATGGATGGGAAAGCATAGATTTAAAGCTGTGAACTTATATACATAAGAATTTATTAAGAATGTATCACTCTTAATTTAATTGGTCACCAACTCAGTTATAAAACTATAGaaatacatatttaaattatatttgatattattatgacacttttatcttttcatatttttatattatctttaaataaaacaattataaattaCAAATCTAAAAGATAAAACATGTGTTCAAAATAGTTCtagcaaaataggtttttagcagTATTTTTaacggcgtttggacaaaaaacgccgctaaaaatcgaaCAGTGCTTTTTGGAGAATACTGCTAAAAATGGTCGCGGCTTTAgaggcgtttttgaaaaagcgccgctaattcttgGGGCTTTAGCTGCGTTTTTGAAAAATCGTCGCTAATTAATActatcgtaaaagagatagtattaattttaaaatattgaattaattatcactatagtttagggtttttggtttagggtatatggtttagagtttaaggtttagaagttactattttaaggtttatggattatgggtttaggggttatgatttatggtttatggtttaaaggttggggtttaaggtttagagggTATATGTtaggagtttagggttttagggtttaggttttaaggtttagagtttaaAAGGtcagggtttaaggtttaaaggtTATGTGTTAAGGATTtaggattttagggttttaagatttagggtttagattaactaGTGTTTAACTAAATTGTTACTTAAAAACTTTTCCAACTTCAAGCTCGTTTTATCCGAGTCAcccattttattgtttaaaaataataaaaattatttatatttaaatttaattattaaaaataatgtcaatataacctgtttatatttttattattttaaatggtaAAACAGGCTAAGTTTGGCTAGCCTAaggttaaaaattataaatcttagcctaaccataatttcaacattttccccgcaaaattttaattattttaattaaatttaaattaaattagagtaaAGCGATTATAGTGGGTCCAAGTAAGCCCATTTAACAATTAACCCAAAAGCCCAAATTAGAGTTCAGGAAACAATAAATAGTAAAGGAAAAGTGTGAATGACTAAACACCAGGCTGCCCAAAGTTGCCATCTGTCATCCCATGCACTGCTAGCAATGGGCGGTGCCTCAAAGAAACAAACCCTAAAAAACTTAAACGGCGCCTTAAACATCCTAAAACTGAAAAACAACAGATCAATTtcctaaaaaaaactaaaacaaagaaaaaatctGAAATGCCTACAACTTTTCCCCTTCCCTTCATCTCTGTTTTGCATCTCCGGTAAATCTCTTCGCAGAAACAAGAACCAGTGCTCCTTTGTATCACATTCTCATTTTCGTTCCCCAGGTTCCCTATTGACCGAGCTCCTCGGAGATTCAAATCAAGTCACCTCTTTCTCCGGACTCAGAAATGCCGATATGACTACCTCTCTGTCCCCTCAAGCAATTCCCCTTTGATCCTTCTGAATGACTAGTTCGACCGCTGTCGAGGTTTCTTCCACCCAGAAGTCGGCGATTCACTTCTTCCCCATGCTGCCATCGCATGTGCCGCTTCATTGGCTCCCCGAGGTATGTGGCTAAACCCAAGACTTCTGAGATTTCTAGTTTTGCCTTTAATTTCGTTTATGAGTCCTCCGATGACAGATCTGTGATTTTCTTTATAAAGATTAAATAATTTTGTTCCTCACTCCACCATCTTCCTGCATTTCCCTTTCTGTCTGCACTATTAAATTCCTTTTTTTACTGATAAAAAGCGTTTAATTAACGCTTAATCTATGCTTGCTTTCCCATGGATTTCCATTCCAACTAGCTTCGATATGGATCTGCTGCTTTCAGTTTCACGCGATCTCGTCACTGTTAATTTGTAATTATCCTTTGTCCACCTTTTGATGAGTGATTTTGCTGCTGCTATTGTTGTTATTAGGCTCTGATAGCCAATGGCGTTGAAGCGGGGACTATCCAGTGTGGGCGTCCAAAGGAGCAGAAGTTCTGGATCTCGATTGCCTATCGtgattctttttttcttctcaattCTGACGCTACTTGTTTTCTTTGTCGGTCAAGGGCTTTACATTTCAAGTTCGTTTTTTCTCTTAATTTCCCCCGCGTTTTTATGTACGACTTACCAGATCTaactttttatttgattttgattttgtattttagaatgatgataaattaattctttgttttgattagtTTATGAATGCGTCTTTTTCGATCTGATAAAATTGAAAATTGCCTCATCTTTCAGTTCGTCGATGCATTGTTAGTCAGGATCTTTCAGTTTTGAACTTGGTTATTGTGAAAAAGGGTGAAAATGATCTTACTGGACTGACTGACACTGAGAAACCAAGAATGAGGGGTCCGAAGAGAGCATCAAAAATCAGGAAGTTGTTCAACCTGTCTA from Gossypium hirsutum isolate 1008001.06 chromosome D12, Gossypium_hirsutum_v2.1, whole genome shotgun sequence includes these protein-coding regions:
- the LOC107945554 gene encoding 40S ribosomal protein S6 isoform X2, with product MALKRGLSSVGVQRSRSSGSRLPIVILFFFSILTLLVFFVGQGLYISIRRCIVSQDLSVLNLVIVKKGENDLTGLTDTEKPRMRGPKRASKIRKLFNLSKEDDVRKI